A window of the Phragmites australis chromosome 20, lpPhrAust1.1, whole genome shotgun sequence genome harbors these coding sequences:
- the LOC133902195 gene encoding peroxisome biogenesis protein 3-1-like, which yields MLASARGFWARHRRKILVSLGVAGAGYAAYRLYDAHRSQIVMVEQLRARGEQAADELVKNQLQTHFENVQRISDTTTLPFAMHYLRSRIMEELDISHLTEKLLQGKGESSALTPKEKYDTWEKIKIMSFARTVSSMWAMTLLSLYVRVQVTILGRHLYLDFARGADGAQLLAESDTLSKNGHKDFLATADYLATYSINALIAQMQRAATEVLKEKQLKDPMSMDQVLQTVLQTLDMFMSLCEDNSWINYLVPENANLYAQLMAVSSTGFDDSSLLKEVRKLDQLMSETRIVLASDDFKNIMERSLRKIADVVIEDLASQIGTPIPPSGLPLAKLLARVAQLSLPLLEEPNKNKHIQIIRSMPEVELFYTFLYANMPPET from the exons ATGCTGGCTTCGGCGAG GGGCTTCTGGGCGCGGCACCGGCGGAAGATCCTGGTCTCTCTGGGCGTCGCCGGCGCGGGCTACGCGGCCTACCGCCTCTACGACGCGCATCGGAGCCAGATCGTAATGGTCGAGCAGCTACGCGCGAGGGGGGAGCAGGCCGCCGACGAGCTCGTCAAGAACCA GTTGCAGACACACTTCGAGAACGTGCAAAGGATCTCTGACACCACTacgttaccttttgccatgcaTTATCTCCGTTCGCGGATAATGGAGGAACTGGATATATCACACTTGACTGAGAAGCTATTGCAAGGGAAGGGAGAATCAAGCGCACTGACACCAAAGGAGAAGTACGATACTTGGGAGAAGATTAAGATTATGA GTTTTGCAAGAACAGTTTCTTCAATGTGGGCGATGACACTGCTTAGCTTATATGTTAGAGTTCAGGTTACCATATTAGGCAGACACCTCTACTTAGATTTTGCCCGTGGTGCAGATGGTGCGCAATTACTG GCGGAATCTGATACTTTAAGCAAAAATGGACATAAGGACTTCCTTGCAACTGCTGATTACCTTGCCACTTACAGTATCAATGCACTGATAGCACAAATGCAACGTGCTGCAACAGAAGTCCTCAAAGA GAAGCAACTGAAAGACCCTATGAGCATGGACCAAGTATTACAAACAGTGTTACAAACATTGGACATGTTCATGAGTCTTTGTGAAGATAACTCGTGGATAAATTACCTTGTACCTGAAAATGCCAATCTTTATGCACAGTTGATGGCTGTGTCCAGTACCGGCTTTGATGATTCATCCCTTCTAAAGGAAGTCAGAAAGCTTGACCAACTGATGTCTGagacacgcatagtattggcaAG TGATGATTTCAAAAATATCATGGAGAGGTCATTGAGGAAGATAGCGGATGTGGTGATAGAGGACCTGGCTTCACAGATTGGAACTCCAATTCCTCCATCAGGATTGCCCTTAGCGAAGCTCTTGGCCAGAGTAGCTCAACTGAGTTTGCCATTGCTTGAGGAACCAAACAAGAACAAGCACATTCAGATCATCCGAAGTATGCCTGAAGTGGAACTCTTCTACACATTCCTCTATGCGAACATGCCACCAGAAACATAA